The stretch of DNA acaaaATAATTCACGAGAAAAAAAAAGCGCACACGCGCTAGTGTCGGCTGGGAGTGGCATCAGACAAAAATCCTCTTACTATTATAAGTTTCCATTTTCCACAATTATTTTCCTTTGCTTTCTCTCGTTTTCTCGACACAAATTCAAGTCCAAAAAAATCAAAGACCCTTCATTTTTATGTTCAGTTGTTATCTTTAAAACCCACCAACAGTACGCACTCTCTTTCTCCTCCTCTATAGGTTAGCTCCATGGACACCATTAACAGTAGCACCATTACCACTATGCAACAAATAAAAACACCACCAACAAAAATAACCAAACCcaacaagaagaaaaataacaacaacaaaaatcccATCAAAGTAGTGTACATATCAAATCCCATGAAGGTCAAAACCAGTGCCTCCGAGTTTAGGGCACTGGTCCAAGAACTCACCGGCCAATACGCTGAATCACCACCAGACCCTTCAAAATTTCAAGAGTCTGGTAGTGATAACATCAGTGATGGCCGAAGTGAGAATAGGATGGATTTGGTTAAAAATTACGACGGCGAGGTTGTGGTGGGGCCTCCACAAGTGGATCCTGATCAAGTGAAACCAAGTGGTGAGGGCTCATACGAGGgttttgatgatgatgtttGGATGGCTGAGATGGTGGAGAATATTTGGGATCTGCTTCCCTCAAGTGCATTCTGTGAATCTTTCCAGCTTGATCACTAATGATTCTGTTGaagaatgtaattttttatatttattaatcgGTAAGGTGATCCATCCTCAAATAAAATTAAGCATGTTATAATTATCTATAAGTAAATctatctaaatataaaaaaaaaattatctatttaaatatatatctcgATCTCTCTGTATATATATACATCAAAAGTGCCAgtataattgttttatatttagttaaCTAATACTTTGTTCAATGTTAGTTGAATGTGTTCTTATTTATAAGGCAATAATGACTGCAATTTAGGTTGTGATAAGAATTTAAAGTTGCTTCAGGAGTTAATTCATTTTTAGGCTAGcttgatttttctattttttatttttcattagttGCGGGAGATTGAACTCCGAAGGCGAATGTTGACaaagttaatatatattttaagggGAGAGGAAAATTAATTGCTTGAACCCTAAACCTACTATATGTATATAATTTCTAGGATGTCCCTAATCAAATCACTATCCAAATCAATATAACTGGATTTACTCTTCTTGTTGTTTAAAAACAGCAACCACAGTTATGTCTACGCAGACTAGCTATGGAGATATATTAATTAGCTATATATAGATGAAAAGAGTTGGTTAATAATTTGGTGGGTGAAATGAAATTGATGTCAAAAGATAATCAAGAGTGGAATCGgataatataaattttctccatttttgaaaacaatattttttttaatatatatatattaattattgttattgtgtATTTTCAGACGTTTATACactcaaaatattagttattataaagtcaaactattattaattttgagaaatggagataatttttatatgaaagTGGATTCATAAACTCAAGTAAAACTTCAATTATCAAACAATTATATTTAGTTCATTACTCCCTCCAAACTCAAAtgtaaacaaatatatttattaattttagattaagtttattaatttaaaaagtatttgacttaaattttagattaaatttattaatttattttgacttaattttgtttatattttaaaattacagtagtattgaatattatataattcttttattaaaacaagaaattaactcttaattaattattgcaGTGGAAATTTGTGTGGAATGTTTTAAAGCTGAAATCATAATTTCCCAATACATATAGAACATGAATATACCACTGCtgctttctttttctatttttgagtTTATGAAAATGACTGGCT from Cicer arietinum cultivar CDC Frontier isolate Library 1 chromosome 3, Cicar.CDCFrontier_v2.0, whole genome shotgun sequence encodes:
- the LOC101504775 gene encoding sigma factor binding protein 1, chloroplastic, with protein sequence MDTINSSTITTMQQIKTPPTKITKPNKKKNNNNKNPIKVVYISNPMKVKTSASEFRALVQELTGQYAESPPDPSKFQESGSDNISDGRSENRMDLVKNYDGEVVVGPPQVDPDQVKPSGEGSYEGFDDDVWMAEMVENIWDLLPSSAFCESFQLDH